The DNA window CGGGTGAGCCTGAACACCGACAGCGCCCAGGGTGATGCAGCCAGCAACATTCCCTTCATTTCAGGAGATGGCCGTTATATCACGTTCCATTCCGCAGCGAGCAATTTGGTGGTGCCCACTGCAAACGGATTCATTGATGTTTTCCGTGCGCCCAACCCGCTGCTTGGGCCGTACCAGCTCGGCTACGATGTCTTCCCGCCGAATATGGTCGATGAAGGCGCGGTCTGGCCGACCTTTACCGTTGAGATCCAGGACCTCGACGGCAACGTCATTCCCAATGCAACCAACTGCGTGACGCTCTCTCTGGATGTCGGTGCCAGCTCCACGCTTCTGGGCACGACCACAAAGTGTGCCGAGAACGGCATCGCGGAATTCACGGACATCAGTTACAACGTCGCCGAACCGATTACGATTGTTCTGACTTCGGGCTCGCTTCAGGAACCGATGCCGCGCTTCGGCCTGACGGTCGATCCGCTGGTGCCGTTCAATCTGGCGTTCACCCATGGTCCGCCCTCTGTCATCAGCGAGTACCAGACCATTCCGGCGATCGTCGTCGAAGTTCAGACGGCAAGCGGAACCCGGATCGGTTCGGACAATGGCACGATCGTGACGCTGTCCGGTCCGGCGGAGTTGCAGGGAACGCTCATGCGGACGGTTGTCGGCGGCGTCGCAGTATTCGACGACCTCGTCTATGTCCCGAGCGCAAAACTGACGGTCGGCACAAGTTTCATGGTGACGGTGGACGATCCCGCGCCCGATATCATGCCTCCCGACCTGAACGCCGACACGGCAACAATCAATGTCGAGCCCACCGTATATTCGGGCATCGAAGTCGCCCTTGCCAGTGTCGACTCGGCTGAGGCGCTGGCCAACAATGCCAGCAACGGTGACGTGAGCCTTTCGGTGGATGGTCGCTTTGTGGCCTTCACCTCGCGGGCGGGCAATCTGGTGGCCGGCGATACCAACGGCGCGATCGATGTGTTTGTGCGCGACCGCTTCAACGGCACGACCGAACGTGTGAGCCTGCCGCCCGCCGGCGGCCAGTTCTCCAACCTGGGGACCGATCCCGGCGCTGAGATTTCGGGCAACGGTCGCTACGTCGTCTTCCGTGACATCACGACGGGCCAGATCTATCGGCGCGACCGCCTGATGGCGGTGACGGAGGCGGTGAGCCTCAACGTCGGTGGCAACAACGTGGCCGGCGTGAGCAAGGCCGATGTATCCTTCGATGGGCGCTACATTGCGTTTGCCGGCGATACCGTGGGCAACGTGTACGTGCGCGACATGTTGCTCGGTGAAACCCAGGAAATGAGTATCACCAATGCCGGTGATCCCGGTGCCTGCGGATGCGGTTCCAGCGACGCGCACGTGCGCATCACGCCCGATGGTCGCCAGGTGGTCTTCAGCAATTCCGACACGAACCTGGTTGCCGGTGCGACCGGCGGTGTGTTCGTTCACGATCGCGACGTCTCGAACGACGGCGTGTTCGATGAACTCGGCGACATCTCGACCACGCTTGTCGTGGGTGACCAGAGCGACGAATTCAGTATCAGTGACGACGGGCGCCACATCGTCTATCTCGATTCCGGAAGCGTCTACATCCTCAACCGTGACATCGGCGATACCGGGCTCTTCGACCAGCCCGGCAACATTGCGCGTATCGATATCAGCGCGCTCATCGGCACGACCGACATGTCGGACTTCGTCCTCTCGGGCGGCGGCCGCTTCCTCGCGTTCGTGACGAATACGAATCTCGATCCGGTCGATCCAATCAACTCCCAGGATATCTATGTCCTCGATCGCGACGTGTCCGAAGACGGCGTGTTCGATGATGCCAGCGATTTCGATGTCGCACTGGCCAGCGTGACCCGGACGGGCGCGCGTCCGGCCACGACGACGCAGGGCAACTTGGCGCCGGCCATTTCTTCGGATGGCCGCTACATCGGTTTTGAGACCGAGGTCGCCACGCTGGTAAGCGGCGACACCAACGGTGTCAGCGATATCGCCGTCGTACCCAACCCGTTGCTTCCGGCGAAGCTGGCCTTTGGCGTGCGTCCGCCGACGACTGTGCCGGAGGGTGTCAACTGGCCGCCCTTTACCGTGGCCGTTCAGAATCCATTCGGAGCCGTTTTGACCGACGAAGTCGCCGATGTCCGCGTCAGTCTGCAGACTGGCACCGGCAACCTGCGTGAGGGCGGTGTCAACTGCCCGGGCGTGGATTGCGCGAAGACTACGGTCGACGGCGTCGCCACCTTCGGCGACATCAGCTACGACACCTTCGAGTCGATCGAGATCAACGTCGATTCGGGCCTTCTTTTCCCGATCCTGCCCCCGCGTCTGGGAACGCAGGTATCCGTCACGGAATGTAATGCGGCGGCGCAGATGAATGCCGCGCAGCTCCAGTTCCGCGCGGGCGATGCGCCCGATCCGATGCAGCAGGCCGGTCAGGTCTGGCAGTCTGTCAGTGCCGGTAACATCGTGGTTGAAATGCTCAACTGCGCGGGGAACCCCGTGTACGACATGGACCGTCCGGTCACCTTCCAGCTCACCAGCGCCAGTGGCACGCTGCTTGGCACCGTTACGCAAACAGCGATCGACAACGCCGGAACCGGCGAAGCCACGTTCGACGATCTGCTCTACAACGTGGCAGAGGACGTCTACTTCAACGTGACCTCTCCGGGTCTGACGCCGATTTTCGGCCAGATGGTGACCGTGGACGTGGGACCGCCGGCACAAATCGTGTTCGGTACACCTCCTTCGGCCAATGGTCTGGTGGGCACGACGCTCGATACCTTCACCGTTGAAGTCCAGGATTCGGTCGGAAACATCATTGAGTCGGCGGCCGACCAAATTGACATCGTCCAGACGAGCCCCGCGTCGCCCAACGGTACGTTTACCGGTTCGACCAGCGTTGTTACGAACATGGGTGTCGCGACCTTCGATGATATTTCCTATACCTATGGCGAGGTGGTGGGCTTCAGTGTGACGCATCCCTCGCTTCCCGACATCACCGGTGTGTCCATCAGCTTCGTCGGTCCGCCGGTCAAGCTGGTGTTCCGCGATGCGCCGCGGGCGCAGGAAATCGTAGGCATTTCCTGGCGCGCCTTTACGGTCGAGGTGCAGGACTTCTTCGGCAACCTGATCCTGGATGCCCAGAACCAGGTGAGCCTGCAACTCGACAGTGGCACCGGACAATTTGATTCCCAGAGCAGCACCGTGCCCCAGGTCGGTATCGCGAATTTCACCAGCGTGCGTTACACGGCAACCGAGCCGATCGAATTCTCCGTGACCGCTCCGGGCCTGATCCCGATTACGGGCGTCATGGTCAACGTGGTCGGTCCGCCGGTTCGCTACCGAATCACGCCGAGTAATCCCTTCCCGCTCACCGAGACCGCGGGTGAGGACTGGACCTCCCTGACAATTCAGCTCGAAGACGCTTCGGGCCAGACCGTGGACGTCATCGAGTCACCCGATTTCCTTCGTGTGGAGCTGTTCGACAATACCGGTGATCTGTTTCTGGACAACAACACAAATGTTGCAAACAGTTTCGAGACTGACTTTGTCGGTGGTTCGGTTGTACTCGACAATCTGAGTTACCGCGTTGCCGAGCGCATCTTCATGCGCCTGACCAGTGTGGTGGGCTCGAGCTCCGGTCAGTTGATTCTCGACAACCTGCCCGTAGATGTGCGTAATGCGCCCGCGCAGGTGATGACAATCGTGCAGCAGCCGCCTGCGGAAACGGCGCGGGGTTCGACCATCGGCGCCATTGGTCTGGAACTGCGCGATCAGTTCAACAATATTGCGATTGACGACAACTCCACCGTTGTCGAGGCGCAGCTTGGGCTGGGCAGTGGATCGCTCATGGGCTCCCTTCTGCGCACGGCGCAGAATGGTTACGTCGTATTCAACGATCTTTCCTACGACGCTGGCGATGTGTTTGACATATCGCTGACGGCCGATAACCCGAGTGTCGGTGCCGTCGTGACACGTTCGAGCCGGTCGACAACTCTCGTCGATCCGGGACTTCAGACATTCGTGTCGAGCTTTACTGCGGTCCAGCCCCAGAGGGATCTCGATAATGACGGCAATCTGGACTACGAAACCGGTGACGGCCTCAGCACGGCGCCGGCACTCTCCGCCGATGGCCGTTTTGTCGCCTTTGAATCCGTGGCGCAGAACATCCTTCTGACCACCAGCGGATTCCGAACGACGATGCTGCACGATTATGCAGTAGATCCCTTCGGTGCCCAGTTCCTCGGCTCCCAGTTCGGCGTGGTTTCGGCCCAGACCGGGTTCAACGTCCGTGGTTCGGGCGCGAACGTCGACCTCTCGGAGGACGGGGGATACATGGCGTTCGAGACCGAGGCGCAACTGACATTTCTCAACTTCTTCGGCACATCGAGTCTGGTTGACACCAATGGCGTCAAAGATATTTACGTCTACGACATCTTTGCCCCCGTCAGTCCGACGGATGTTGCCGGGCAGAGCGTGCTCGCAAGCCGGCGCACCGATGATGCACTGGCAGACGACGAGAGCACCAACCCGGCGCTCTCTCCCGACGGTTCATGGGTTGTCTTCGAGAGCAAGGCAACCAACCTGATGGAGCCGGTCGAGACGGTCATCGGAGTCGGTGACGGTGTGCAGACAGACTTCAGCGGCGCTGTGGTCGGTGTTTCCCCGGTCGATTCCCGGGCTTCCGGCAATGTCTATTTGCGTTATTTCACTGCAAGCGGTGAGTATTCCTGCACGAATCCCGCCTCACTCAGCAGCCTGCTTGAATGCACCGATGGCGGGACTGGCGTATTTGATTTCAACACCGGTACCTTCACTTCGCTCAATCTCGGCGTGCCGCCGCTCGCGGGCGCTGATCTAGAAGCCCGTGTGCAGCCGCTGGACGCAAACGGTTTTGCCGATCTGTATGCGCACGACATGGTCAATGAGCGTACCTTCCGCCTGACCCAGGCCATGGGTGGCGGTGATGCTGACGGTCGCAGCCTCAACCCCCATGTTTCCCTGCGCGGACGCTATGTAGTGTTTGAGTCTGATGCGACCAACCTCGTGCCCAATGACGACGAGGGCAACCGCGACGTCTTCCTTCTTGACCGCGATCCTGACGGCAACGCGGTGCTGGACGAAGGAAACAGCACGGTCACGCGTCTGAGCGCGGAGCCGGCGATGACTGCCAATGGCGGCGACGGCGACAGCTTCAATGCGAAGATCTCCAACGACGGGATGACGGTTGTCTTTGACTCCACTGCAGAGAACCTGGTGGCGGGCGACGCCGGCGACGGCTTTGCCCAGCGTGATGTCTTCATGGTGGATCTGAGCGGTCTGCCCGCATTTACCATCACCCGCGTAAGTGTGAGTACGATGGGCGCGGTTGGTGATGCCGACAGCCTGAAGCCCGATATTTCAGCAAACGGGCGCTACGTCGCCTTCGAGTCGACGGCGACGACCCTCCTCGATGCCGGCGCCGACACCAACGGCGTCAGCGATATCTTCGTCCGGGACCTCGCTTCAGGAATCACCGCGATCGCGAGCCTGGATCGGTCCATGGCGCTCTCGAACGCCGCCAGTACCGACGCCGCGATTTCCCCGAATGGGCGTCGCGTGGCCTATGCTTCGGCCGCGACGAACATTTCCTATGACCAAATTGTCGTTTCGAACAACCTCACATCCATTTTCGACATAAACGGCATCAAGGATGTCTTCTCGTCTCCGAACCCGCTGGGTGGTCCCTACGAGCTTGCGTTCGTTGACGCGCCGGAGGCCAGTTACACCGCCGGCGAGACCTGGACCAGCGGCGGCGGCCCCATCACGGTGCAGCTCCTGGATACGCTGGGTGCGCCTGCTACCGACACGGGGGTTCCCGTTACGATTGCAATCACGAGTGCGCCGATGGGGGCCGGGCCGCTGCTCGGTACGGTTACCCGAACAACCGTCAACGGCGTGGCGACCTTCGATGATCTCTCGTTCGAGACGGCCGGCGCCATTACCGCGCAGGCTTCCTCGAACCTCCTTCTCCCGGTCAGTGCGCCGATTACGATTAACCATGATGCGGCTGTTGCGTTGCGCATGGCTGACATCCCCGAGCCAACTGCGACTGCGGGCGTGAACTGGATCGGCGACGACCTGGGCGGCAATGTGCTGATCGAAGTGATCGATCAGTTCGGCAACCGCGCGACTAGTGACAACGCGACGATGGTGCAGCTCAGCGTTGCGAGCGGCACGGATTCATCCCTCATGGGGACGCGGACGCGCACCGTCGTGGCCGGCCTTGCAAGCTTCGACGACATCAACCACGAACGCGCGGAAACCATTACTGTTGCTTTTGACGATGTGGGCGCCACGCTCGATACTTCTCTGACACAAAACGTATCGGTGGTGGTTGCTCCGGCAGCCCCGGTGCGGGTGGGCTTCTCAGTAGGGGCCATGATTACGCTGCAGAAGGCCGGCGTGCAATGGGATGCGTTCAGCGTTGAAATTCAGGACGCCTTTGGCAATCTGGTGGTCGGTCAGCCCGACACGCTGGTGAGCGTCACGCTTGATTCCGGTATGTGCACAACCGGCGGAATCATTCTGGGCACATCGCAGCGCATTGCCGTCAATGGCATCGCGACGTTCAATAACATCGAGTGCCGAATTGCAGAGACGCTGGTTCTTTCGGCGAATGACATCAGTGGCGGCGGTCTGGCCTCCAGCCTCAGCCCGAACATTGTGGTGGCTCCGAACTCCGCGGCGGGTGTCGTCTACATCACGCCGCCGGCATCGCCGCAGGTCGTGGGTGTTCCCATCGCGCCTGCCATTCAGGTGCAGGCGGTCGATGTATATGGGAACATTGTTCCCGACGCGAACAATCTGGTGGCAACCGGCATTGTTACGGGAACCTCGACTCTTACGGGCACGCTCATTCGGAGCACTGTGGACGGGACGCTTGTTCCCGACGGAACCGCGGAATTCGACGACCTGGTCTATGACATCGCCGAGACGGTGGTGATCGGGACCGAATTCGGTGGCGGCCTTCCTGCAAGCCCCAGCCTGCAGACGACGGTGACGTTCCTGCCTGCCGCGGCCGATCGCCTGTCGATCAGTGCCAATCTACTCGACGACGATGGCCCCGCGAGCCTGCAGACCGCCGGCGTCGCGTGGGACGATCTTGACGATGATATGCACAGCTTTGGCCAGACCGCAACGAAGATCGGCAATCCGATCAGGATCCGGGTTGTGGATGCTTTCGGGAATGTCACGGACCCCGGTCCTGCCAATGTGACGGCATCGATCGATACCGGCGCGGGCGATACCTGCCCTGGCGGGCTTCAGGGAACCCTGACGCAGCCGGTTGTGAATGGCGTTGCAACCTTCGACGACCTCCGCTGCGATACGGTGGGCACTTACGCCATCGATTTCGTGGGTGACGTGGCCCCGATTGATACGAACACCCTTCAGGACATCATGGTGAGCGTGCAGCCCAACCAGGGGGCGCAGGTCGCCTTCGTTCCCAACGAAGGACTTCGCGTTTCGGAAGTCGCCGGGCAGCCCTGGAGCCGTGACGGCACGCCGGGCAACGGCGTGCGCGTGCGCATCCTGGACGCCTATGGGAACCAGACGACCGCAAATTCGTCCTTTATAGTGACCGCGAGCGTCGTGGGTGGGGCAGGCGTCCTGTTTGGTACCCTGACAGCCGATCCGGTGAATGGCTTCGCGGAGTTCGACGACCTTCGTTACAACGTGGCCGAAGACATTCTGGTCAACTTCGCGATTACAACCGGAACCCCGGCCAGCGCGACCCTGACCATTTTGCCGGCCGGGCCCGATCATCTGGCGTTCGCCAAATCGCCGCCCAGTGTAACGCAGCAGAACACGGTGATGAGCTACTT is part of the Chrysiogenia bacterium genome and encodes:
- a CDS encoding PD40 domain-containing protein; the encoded protein is MPTANGFIDVFRAPNPLLGPYQLGYDVFPPNMVDEGAVWPTFTVEIQDLDGNVIPNATNCVTLSLDVGASSTLLGTTTKCAENGIAEFTDISYNVAEPITIVLTSGSLQEPMPRFGLTVDPLVPFNLAFTHGPPSVISEYQTIPAIVVEVQTASGTRIGSDNGTIVTLSGPAELQGTLMRTVVGGVAVFDDLVYVPSAKLTVGTSFMVTVDDPAPDIMPPDLNADTATINVEPTVYSGIEVALASVDSAEALANNASNGDVSLSVDGRFVAFTSRAGNLVAGDTNGAIDVFVRDRFNGTTERVSLPPAGGQFSNLGTDPGAEISGNGRYVVFRDITTGQIYRRDRLMAVTEAVSLNVGGNNVAGVSKADVSFDGRYIAFAGDTVGNVYVRDMLLGETQEMSITNAGDPGACGCGSSDAHVRITPDGRQVVFSNSDTNLVAGATGGVFVHDRDVSNDGVFDELGDISTTLVVGDQSDEFSISDDGRHIVYLDSGSVYILNRDIGDTGLFDQPGNIARIDISALIGTTDMSDFVLSGGGRFLAFVTNTNLDPVDPINSQDIYVLDRDVSEDGVFDDASDFDVALASVTRTGARPATTTQGNLAPAISSDGRYIGFETEVATLVSGDTNGVSDIAVVPNPLLPAKLAFGVRPPTTVPEGVNWPPFTVAVQNPFGAVLTDEVADVRVSLQTGTGNLREGGVNCPGVDCAKTTVDGVATFGDISYDTFESIEINVDSGLLFPILPPRLGTQVSVTECNAAAQMNAAQLQFRAGDAPDPMQQAGQVWQSVSAGNIVVEMLNCAGNPVYDMDRPVTFQLTSASGTLLGTVTQTAIDNAGTGEATFDDLLYNVAEDVYFNVTSPGLTPIFGQMVTVDVGPPAQIVFGTPPSANGLVGTTLDTFTVEVQDSVGNIIESAADQIDIVQTSPASPNGTFTGSTSVVTNMGVATFDDISYTYGEVVGFSVTHPSLPDITGVSISFVGPPVKLVFRDAPRAQEIVGISWRAFTVEVQDFFGNLILDAQNQVSLQLDSGTGQFDSQSSTVPQVGIANFTSVRYTATEPIEFSVTAPGLIPITGVMVNVVGPPVRYRITPSNPFPLTETAGEDWTSLTIQLEDASGQTVDVIESPDFLRVELFDNTGDLFLDNNTNVANSFETDFVGGSVVLDNLSYRVAERIFMRLTSVVGSSSGQLILDNLPVDVRNAPAQVMTIVQQPPAETARGSTIGAIGLELRDQFNNIAIDDNSTVVEAQLGLGSGSLMGSLLRTAQNGYVVFNDLSYDAGDVFDISLTADNPSVGAVVTRSSRSTTLVDPGLQTFVSSFTAVQPQRDLDNDGNLDYETGDGLSTAPALSADGRFVAFESVAQNILLTTSGFRTTMLHDYAVDPFGAQFLGSQFGVVSAQTGFNVRGSGANVDLSEDGGYMAFETEAQLTFLNFFGTSSLVDTNGVKDIYVYDIFAPVSPTDVAGQSVLASRRTDDALADDESTNPALSPDGSWVVFESKATNLMEPVETVIGVGDGVQTDFSGAVVGVSPVDSRASGNVYLRYFTASGEYSCTNPASLSSLLECTDGGTGVFDFNTGTFTSLNLGVPPLAGADLEARVQPLDANGFADLYAHDMVNERTFRLTQAMGGGDADGRSLNPHVSLRGRYVVFESDATNLVPNDDEGNRDVFLLDRDPDGNAVLDEGNSTVTRLSAEPAMTANGGDGDSFNAKISNDGMTVVFDSTAENLVAGDAGDGFAQRDVFMVDLSGLPAFTITRVSVSTMGAVGDADSLKPDISANGRYVAFESTATTLLDAGADTNGVSDIFVRDLASGITAIASLDRSMALSNAASTDAAISPNGRRVAYASAATNISYDQIVVSNNLTSIFDINGIKDVFSSPNPLGGPYELAFVDAPEASYTAGETWTSGGGPITVQLLDTLGAPATDTGVPVTIAITSAPMGAGPLLGTVTRTTVNGVATFDDLSFETAGAITAQASSNLLLPVSAPITINHDAAVALRMADIPEPTATAGVNWIGDDLGGNVLIEVIDQFGNRATSDNATMVQLSVASGTDSSLMGTRTRTVVAGLASFDDINHERAETITVAFDDVGATLDTSLTQNVSVVVAPAAPVRVGFSVGAMITLQKAGVQWDAFSVEIQDAFGNLVVGQPDTLVSVTLDSGMCTTGGIILGTSQRIAVNGIATFNNIECRIAETLVLSANDISGGGLASSLSPNIVVAPNSAAGVVYITPPASPQVVGVPIAPAIQVQAVDVYGNIVPDANNLVATGIVTGTSTLTGTLIRSTVDGTLVPDGTAEFDDLVYDIAETVVIGTEFGGGLPASPSLQTTVTFLPAAADRLSISANLLDDDGPASLQTAGVAWDDLDDDMHSFGQTATKIGNPIRIRVVDAFGNVTDPGPANVTASIDTGAGDTCPGGLQGTLTQPVVNGVATFDDLRCDTVGTYAIDFVGDVAPIDTNTLQDIMVSVQPNQGAQVAFVPNEGLRVSEVAGQPWSRDGTPGNGVRVRILDAYGNQTTANSSFIVTASVVGGAGVLFGTLTADPVNGFAEFDDLRYNVAEDILVNFAITTGTPASATLTILPAGPDHLAFAKSPPSVTQQNTVMSYFTVQLIDEFDNLITTDSASMIELTLGTGTGNISGTTTRQLEEGVATFNDIVHDTVEQIDLQFRETTDSIPPLNSGNINVRVGPGLQEAIVNATFGGDSGSELPSISYDGRFTAFSSLAGNLAGGSTFRDIFVRDRIAGATERINIPEFFVADGSSTTPDISADGRYVVYESDATTLIAANTDTNARRDVFIRDRVLATTTRVSRSTNGLQGNGASQAASVSGDGRYIAFESSSTNFLDPIEGVLAVGDGTTTDFGGSASGVFPVIVKNGNVQLRYETAEGVKTCTNSDAVVLTNIICDDGGTGTFDFNTGIFTTLDLGVAPSAAADIEFALKRLDTNNAWDVFVHDQVTGVTRRMSVVTLTGAESALNQSSYDPDLSATGRYVAFESDADLLGGADPTGRDIYVADRDIDGNGVFDETPPTLTLVSYQTGGVAVVGNGESINASINSDGTLVAFESLATNLLGAGVDTSNARDVFVRDIGGMTTTRVSVAEDGVTELAGAASRWPQISWDGRYVVFESDSTAIPFSPPLDTNVARDVFVHDRMAMGATRHTTLISQSADGVLGSNNSDQPSLSGDGRYVAFRSTATQLVAGDVNGAADIFIAPNDVVGPYELVVTNQPGAVETGEAFSNVQSITVEIRDIDGNLVTNATNTVTITKVGGTAPGAILGTLSRAAVGGIATFDDLHVDTIGDLGPRTIDLEASATRLITDAVPAITVNPAPAAALVYLEAPDAAQIAGDPWVGDMGGDVVLELEDAFGNRATLTNLDIKIAPLAGATDNFQMVGGSVDTVTSVAGLATFSMTNPGDISYDTAETFTIVFDDTGSTLDNSAVSGLSVTVGHAAPDRVVFGTNPNGNIETAGASWSAFTARIEDQYGNLINDDNATVIDILNVNGSVTGAITVG